cATCAGAAAATGGCACACCAGCAAATGTTGGAAACAATGTGCACAGAATAGTGGGGGAGCACCAATTGACAATGTTGTTGGTTGAAAAGATGGTGCTCAATACACAACTAAGTTAAAATGGTGGAGGTCTTACAAGCTCATGGGAGAGGACTAATAACAcacagcttgttcccatgaagggagggccAATGGTGATGCCAGAGTCACAGCACCTGCTTACAGATGGCAATATGCAGATAGTTGGAGGATAAGTAAGAAATGGCAGGCTGAGGAACAGTGATTGCAGTTTTAGCAGCAGTGTAAGTGGCCTGGTTTCCTATCGGACTGCCACAACCAGAAAcccacacaaacatcacagtggctctatCAAGAGGGAGcaggtgacagctttcctggacacaCTGGgctaagggatggatggtgtgtTGCACATAGAGGCTTTGAAGGTCATTGAGAGTGTCTGGGCAGATAATGCAGTTGAAAAGCCTGTGCCTatggatgtactgcgtggcctgatacagggcaaacagCCCTGCTCTAAATACTTAGCAAtgttccggaaaaaaaaaaaaaaaaaaaaaaaccagctccACCAATGACAACACACCAGAAACcacagtcagtccaagagccaccagtgtacacaaaggtactatcacaaaATTCCACACataggttgtgaaactgaagacaATAGAGTCGAGCTGGACTAGTGTCCTTACTAAGTGAATGAAGACGAAGGTGAATATGGGCCGCTGCatgaagccaagatggtgaagggttcacacgcaCTGGGAAAGTTGCTCATAGCGTGAAGCTGAACTGCCAGAGCAAGAGGCGAAAGCAATCTCCataaggtaacagagaagagggacacgccCCATACAGGCAATGAAAGGAGAAATCAAAGAATGAGGCACACAATAGGTGTCCATGTGTGGCAGACTAACGGCATGCGTATCtgttgaggagaaagtcacggcattaggacagcggtagttcagcagcttGTGCATACGGACTCTCaaatgggctagtgtaaaaggcaccagtaccAAATGGATGCTACAGTGGTGAATAGTATTGAGATGGTgtaagagggatggatgtgcaggtgcataaatgaaacacccataaTCCAGTTTCAAACAAACAAGGGATCGGTACAAATGGAGGAAAGTGGTTCAATCTGCACCCCGGGACACGACACTGAAGATACATAGGGCATTGAGGGACtgcatacagcgggctgccaggtaagatatgtgggaggaccaagagtgttttctATCAAGCATgtgccccaggaatttcatagtttcaatgaatggaagagcaacaggcccaagatgtaatgatggtggaagaaaccaactgagccaccagaaattcataccaatgattttgtcagtggaaaaaagaAAGCCAATGCAACGCTCCACGAGTGAAGATGACTGAGGCATCACTGAAGATGTTGCTCAATGACAAGTCCttgataactgcaataaatggcaaaatcatcaatggaaaggagccagagatgcccggtgggagacagACCACTGTAGGGTTAATAGTGATAGCAAAGAGGAGTACACTTAAGACAGAACTCTGAGGCatgccattttcctggataaaggtgtccaataaGGCAGAATCTACATGTACCTCGAAAACTTGGACTTTTAAAAATTCCTCATGTAAATGGGGCAAGCAGCCGTAGAATCCCCACGTGTAGAGTGTATTGAGGATATCAGTCCTCTAGCAGGTGTTGTAGGATttctccacagtgtacaacactgacacaatctgggatttctgcagaaaaacttTCATGACACGGatggacaaagtgacaagatgctcaactgcagaacagcattctcaaaatccacactgtgcaatgGTTAGTAAATTGCATGACTCAAACCACCATAGCAGCCAGGCACGAGTCATATGTCCCGTCACTTTTCAGACAACTTATGAGAGAAATGTGGTGGTAGCTAAAAGAAAGGTGAACgctcttaccaggcttaggtatgggtatgacagcggCTTCATACCAGTTTCTACGCAGGTGTACATATGAAGCAGaatgtgcttgcctgcaagagaaaggtgctgaaaCATCTGAATTTGAACAGTGTATGGTTACGAGGTGGAGGATcaggacaaagtaagagcatgatGTAGCTCCCTGATAGTAAATGTGGCATTGTAGCATTCACACTTTGACAACAGAAAGGTATCACCCCCACCTACTCTgcttgtttctgatggaggaaggcaaagTCACAGTGGAAGgagctcaaaatttctgcaaaattccagcccagggtgttggagatagcaatatggTCTACGATAacctcatctgctactgtcaggaagGAATTTGGCAAATGGATCTTGATCACAGAAAGCCATTGGATTTTGGCCCAtatgacagaagagggagtggaacagttaaaagaactagtgaaagaAATTCAGCTAGCATTTTTGCTGTCCCCAAGAATGAAACAACACTGTGCATACatatgtttataatgaatgcatttTTCCatcatgggagggggagggggaggaggcagaAGGGGAGGGGGGTAGAGGGTGGAGGGGTAGAGGTTGGGCGAGGTGTAGAgggggcgggaggtgtagaggggggcgggaggtgtagaggggggcgggaggtgtagagggggcgggaggtgtagagggggcgggaggtgtagagggggcgggaggtgtagagggggcgggaggtgtagagggggcgggaggtgtagagggggCGGGAGGTGTAGATGGGGGCGGGAGGTGTAGATGGGGGCGGGAGgtgtagatgggggggggggaggtgtagagGGGGGGAGGTGTAGAGGGGGGTGGGGTAGAGGGGGGTGGGGTAGAGGGGGGTGGGGTCCAGGGGGGGTAGAGGGGGTGGGGTAGAGGGGGGTGGTGTCCaggggggaggggtagagggggaggggcagaggggtgaggggcagaggggtgaggggcagaggggtgaggggcagaggggtgaggggcagaggggtgaggggcagaggggtgaggggcagaggggtgaggggcagaggggtgaggggcagaggggtgaggggcagaggggtgaggggcagaggggtgaggggcagaggggtgaggggcagaggggtgaggggcagaggggtgaggggcagaggggtgaggggcagaggggtgaggggcagaggggtgaggggcagaggggtgaggggcagaggggtgaggggcagaggggtgaggggcagaggggtgaggggcagaggggtgaggggcagaggggtgaggggcagaggggtgaggggcagaggggtgaggggcagaggggtgaggggcagaggggtgaggggcagaggggtgaggggcagaggggtgaggggcagaggggtgaggggcagaggggtgaggggcagaggggtgaggggcagaggggtgaggggcagaggggtgaggggcagaggggtgaggggcagaggggtgaggggcagaggggtgaggggcagaggggtgaggggcagaggggtgaggggcagaggggtgaggggcagaggggtgaggggcagaggggtgaggggcagaggggtgaggggcagaggggtgaggggcagaggggtgaggggcagaggggtgaggggcagaggggtgaggggcagaggggtgaggggcagaggggtgaggggcagaggggtgaggggcagaggggtgagggcagaggggtgaggggcagagggggtaggggcagagggggTAGGGCAGaggggggtaggggcagagggggTAGGGCAGaggggggtaggggcagaggggggtaggggcagaggggggtaggggcagaggggggtaggggcagaggggggtaggggcagaggggggtaggggcagaggggggtaggggcagaggggggtaggggcagagggggGTAGGGGGCAgagggggtaggggcagagggggtaggggcagaggggggtaggggcagagggggGTAGGGCAGaggggggtaggggcagagggggtaggggcagagggggggtaggggcagaggggggtaggggcagagggggTAGGGCAgagggggtaggggcagagggggtaggggcagagggggtaggggcagaggggggaggggcagaggggggaggggcagagggggaggggcagaggggggagggcagaggggggagggggcagagggggaggggcagaggggggaggggcagaggggggagggcagaggggggaggggcagaggggggaggggcagaggggggaggggcagagggggggaggggcagaggggggagggcagaggggggaggggcagaggggggaggggcagaggggggagggcagaggggggaggggcagaggggggaggggcagaggggggaggggcagaggggggaggggcagaggggggaggggcagaggggggaggggcagagggggaggggcagaggggggaggggcagaggggggaggggcagaggggggaggggcagagggggaggggcagaggggggaggggcagaggggggaggggcagaggggggaggggcagaggggggagggcagaggggggaggggcagaggggggaggggcagaggggggaggggcagaggggggaggggcagaggggggaggggcagagggggggaggggcagaggggggaggggcagaggggggagggagaggggggaggggcagaggggggaggggcagaggggggaggggcaggaggggggaggggcagaggggggaggggcagaggggggaggggcagaggggggaggggcagaggggggagggcagagggggaggggcagaggggggaggggcagaggggggaggggcagaggggggaggggcagaggggggaggggcagaggggggaggggcagagggggaggggcagaggggggaggggcagagggggaggggcagaggggcagaggggggagggcagaggggggaggggcagaggggggaggggcagaggggggaggggcagaggggggaggggcagaggggggaggggcagaggggggaggggcagaggggggaggggcagaggggtgagggcagagggtgaggggcagaggggtgaggggcagaggggtgaggggcagaggggtgaggggcagaggggtgaggggcagaggggtgaggggcagaggggtgaggggcagaggggtgaggggcagaggggtgaggggcagaggggtgggaggtgaggggcagaggggtgaggggcagaggggtgaggggcagaggggtgaggggcagaggggtgagggcagaggggtgaggggcagaggggtgaggggcagaggggtgaggggcagaggggtgagggcagaggggtgagggcagaggggtgagggcagaggggtgaggggcagaggggtgaggggcagaggggtgaggggcagaggggtgaggggcagaggggtgaggggcagaggggtgaggggcagagggtgTGAGGGGCAGAGGTGTGAGGGGCAGAGAGGTGTGAGGGGCAGAGGTGTGAGGGGCAGAGGTCTGTGAGGGGCAGAGGTGAGGTTGAGGGGCAGAGGTGTGAGGGGCAGAGGTGTGAGGGGCAGAGGTGTGAGGGCAGAGGTGTGAGGGGCAGAGGTGTGAGGGGCAGAGGTGTGAGGGGCAGAGGTGTGAGGGGCAGAGGTGTGAGGGGCAGAGGTGTGAGGGGCAGAGGTGTGAGGGGCAGAGGTGTGAGGGGCAGAGGTGTGAGGGGCAGAGGTGTGAGGGGCAGAGGTAGTGAGGGGCAGAGGTGTGAGGGGCAGAGGTGTGAGGGGCAGAGGTGTGAGGGGCAGAGGTGTGAGGGGCAGAGGTGTGAGGGGCAGAGGTGTGAGGGGCAGAGGTGTGAGGGCAGAGGTGTGAGGGGCAGAGGTGTGAGGGGCAGAGGTGTGAGGGGCAGAGGTGTGAGGGGCAGAGGTGTGAGGGGCAGAGGTGTGAGGGGCAGAGGTGTGAGGGGCAGAGGTGTGAGGGGCAGAGGTGTGAGGGGCAGAGGTGTGAGGGGCAGAGGTGTGAGGGGCAGAGGTGTGAGGGGCAGAGGTGTGAGGGGCAGAGGTGTGAGGGGCAGAGGTGTGAGGGGCAGAGGTGTGAGGGGCAGAGGTGTGAGGGGCAGAGGTGTGAGGGGCAGAGGTGTGAGGGGCAGAGGTGTGAGGGGCAGAGGTGTGAGGGGCATCGGTGTGAGGGGCAGAGGTGTGAGGGGCAGAGGTGTGAGGGGTAGAGGTGTGAGGGGCAGAGGTGTGAGGGGCAGAGGTGTGAGGGGCAGAGGTGTGAGGGGTAGAGGTGTGAGGGGTAGAGGTGTGAGGGGTAGAGGTGTGAGGGGTAGAGGTGTGAGGGGTAGAGGTGTGAGGGGTAGAGGTGAGGGGTAGAGGTGAGGGGTAGTGGTGAGGGGTAGTGGTGAGGGGTAGTGGTGAGGGGTAGTGGTGAGGGGTAGTGGTGAGGGGCAGAAGGGAGGGCAATGtatatagcaggtgtaaagcttaacagtagcTGTAGCtaagccaggcagtggaaaaaaccaccgcaattccacaggaggatgacatcgtgagactgcaaaggcatggaacattcaatgctGCCACCGATTCATTGCCTGATTAGTCTATATCCTTTGTGTCTGTGGGCCTGGTGAGATCTAGGGCCTCAGCGGATgtcaaaatctccacttcatcatcagctgcagagcttgtaggtagcggtcgtGTTGGTGCCCCCaccatttccttggtcttaggcgttttcttttttgatttctctcgctgctccttgggtttccctggctggaaagacttcactggctcagtctctgggactgaggatgagcgtgaagccgtaCTACCAGCTGCTTTTGGGATCTTCAGCGACTTgcaggtgtcgtctttcccacaagAAGAAACCTcggaagggagtgacacaagggaccccttcctagtgctAGAAGCCAAAGAAAACTTACGCTTCTCTGGATTAGAAGTGGGGACATATGTCGCCGAtggctggggagggaggggggaggtatTGGTCCTGAAGTAGTTCGCACATGAGCAACAGGGAGAGCAATGCCCcctaccatcaagggggcaggtgtagtcttccggctgtaagaggtgacctgggtttgcggagctgatggtgccaaaaCTATTGTAACGGCAGTGTAAGATGTTGTCATACACACAGAATGCAGGTGTTCAAATTGTATCTTAGCCTCAGATGATGGTTAGTCTGTTCAGGGCcttgtactccacgattttcctttctgtCTGGAGAATCCAGCAGTCAggtgtgctctccacagttgatacagaTGGGAAGTGGGGGCATGGAGTATTGGGACGTGATGTACTTCTGGAATCTAGGCATGTGACGCGGGACGACATAtgggcaaacttccagcacttaaagcaccacactgggggagggatatagggctttacatcacaccggtagaccatcaccttcaccttctcgggtaatgtattaccatcaaaggccaagatgaaggcaccactgGCAACCCGATTATCCTTGAGACCCTGGTGGACACACCGGATGAAATGTACACTCAccactctaaattggtgcgcagctcatcggcagactgcaaaagaaggtctctgtgaaatatgataccctggaccatatttaaactcttattggGTGTGACATTTACAGATATATCccgcagcttgtcacaagcgagtaattccCATGAGGATGATGTTTTAATCAAGACTGACCCaggtctcattttggacaagccctccacctccccgaacttgtcctctaaatgctcaacaagaaactgaggcttcatcgtcgtgAAAGGTTCCCCaccagctctcaaacatacaaggtactggggcaaataagatcttctgccatccttagcctgacattcctcccatggtgtggccagtgaGGTGAACAATTTTCtgtcgtacttctgtgcgttgaattgagctagTGATCGCTTAGAGGCTGCTGGTGTTTCACCGCCAGCAATAGacgatggactacacttcatcgcgtgtcatctgccatgatgccacccactccgacaggGGCCCTACCCACAGCCACCACCCACCCGCAGAAAAAGCCACCTGACAGGATGGACATTGCCGGGAGTACCGATGCCCCATGGGGATGGACATCTACTCCTTggaatacatggggagttaacggtgcaggcatcagcagagtgatccctgtgtggtcagggggctactaccaacagggtacatggcatccCAACCACAACATATTGGCTACCGtgttggatatcaggtgcaaagaagtccatggtcattgtcgatgcagaaatcgacactgcatagtgaaTGGTGTCCTTGCCCAGGGGATGGAGAATGGGCatgactgcaatgcgacgacaagaaagtgggctgaagatgtcaatgcacaatggacaccatGCACTTTGCAAGGCGCCCTTCCCAAGTTGGctcactcttcaggaaaattttgaagattggAGGTCAGAtcttacaggggaccatcacataaaggcaggaatacctctggcctATTCCAATCCCCAGATCCACAGTGGCGAAAAATCATAAGAGTGAGCAAAATATAATACAGAAAGCTAGGTGGTAGTTTGTTTAGGAACTATGTTGTTCAAGTGTctctaatgcagttaaatttttacATCATTGTTTGCTATGATATGGAGACAAATGGTGGATTATATACCCATTATATCTGTTCAGTGAATTGAACCTGAACCAACATGTAATTGTGACTTTTTTTCCTGATTATTGATTTTTCAAGCTGATTCTGCATTTTGTAATCTAGATCTTTAGATAAAAAAGGAGTTTAAAACTGATCATTTTACAAAGACATAGCTCATGTGCTTGTACTGAATTAATaccgtgtatgtctgtgtgtggtaGCGTCTGCACTTCTGTGTGTGTTGATAAAAAATGCTTCTGGTAGAAAAACATGTTCTTCAGTAATGTAGTGACTATTGTGTTAGCctccaaaatggaaagagtgttataTTTATGCACTGTATTAATAGGCAATGGTATTGCACATAAACAATGTAGATTTGAAAAGATCCAGTTGCAAGAGAGCACTTGCATGGCCATCATCAGGTCCATTTGTTCTGTTTCAGTGATGAAACAGTGATTGTTGACTTTTGAAGTTGAGTAGTGCCCGTTATTGTAAAACCTATAATATTACAAAATCTGTAAAATCAGACTTCTATTTTTATTATTGGTTTAAATGCAAACAGACTAGAGGGTACAGTGGAATTCCAGATCAACAGAAACTTCCCCTTGATGAAAAGAAGTTTTCAAAAAGTCACAATGCTcaggaaaattagaaatatttttacttcttttcctttccACC
This region of Schistocerca nitens isolate TAMUIC-IGC-003100 unplaced genomic scaffold, iqSchNite1.1 HiC_scaffold_528, whole genome shotgun sequence genomic DNA includes:
- the LOC126232557 gene encoding uncharacterized protein LOC126232557 encodes the protein MPLTPLPLTPLPLTPLPLTPLPLTPLPLTPLPLTPLPLTPLPLTPLPLTPLPLTPLPLTPLPLTPLPLTPLPLTPLPLTPLPLTPLPLTPLPLTPLPLTPLPLTPLPSHLCPSHLCPSHLCPSHLCPSHLCPSHLCPSHLCPSLPLPLTPLPLTPLPLTPLPLTPLPLTPLPLTPLPLTPLPLTPLPLTPLPLTPLPSHLCPSHLCPSHLCPSTSPLPLTDLCPSHLCPSHLSAPHTSAPHTLCPSPLCPSPLCPSPLCPSPLCPSPLCPSPLCPHPSALTPLPSPLCPSPLCPSPLCPSPLCPHPSAVPGHHNEIHNSSSEG